The Streptomyces sp. NBC_00510 genomic interval GATCGTGATCGCGGGGCTGACCAGGGCTTCCCCGGAGTACGCCGCGCGCACCGCCTCGGTCAGGAGCGCCGGGCCGGAGTCCTTGAGGAGGAATCCGGAGGCTCCGTTGTCCAGTGCCTGGTAGACGTACTCGTCGTCGTCGAAGGTGGTGACGACCACGATCTTGGGGGCGTCGCCGGCTCCGGGGCGGTTGAGTTCGCGGAGGGCCTGGAGGCCGTCCATGCGCGGCATGCGGATGTCCATCAGGACGACGTCGGGGTTGAGCGTGCGGGACATCTCCAGGGCCTGGACGCCGTCCTTCGCCTCTCCCACGACCTCGATGTCGTCCTCCGCGCCGAGGATGAGGGAGAACCCGGTGCGGACCATGGCCTGGTCGTCCGCCAGCAGGACACGGATGGTCATCGTGCGCCCCCGGCGGGGATCCGGGCCTGCACGCTCCAGCCCTCCGGGAGCCGGGGGCCGGCGGTCAGGGAACCGCCGAGTGCCGCGGCGCGTTCGTGCAGGCCGGCCAGGCCGTAGCCGCCGTCGGGGTGGTCGCCGCCACGGCTGCGGCCGTCGTTGGTGACCTCGACGGTCACCGCGTCGGGCCGGTCCCGGCGGCGCACGCGGATGTCGAGGGTGCGGACCGCGTCCGCGTGCTTGCGCACGTTGGTGAGGGCCTCCATGACCACCCGGTGCACCGCCGACTGGACGTCGATGGCGATGTCGTCGAAGTCGCCCTCGATGCGCAGCCTCACCTCCGGACCGGTCTCGGAGGTGAAGTGTTCCGCGAGGGAGGCGATGTCGGCGATCGTGCCCGGCGGTGACAGGCGGGCCTGGGCGTCGGGCTCGCGCAGCAGGGTGACCATGCGGCGGATGGCCGTCATGGCCTCGTCGCCGGCCGCCTCGATGCGTTCCAGGGCGGGAAGCACGGCCTGTGGCTTGCTCGCCGCCACGGTCTGCGCGGCCTGGGCGAGCACGACCATGCCGGTCACGTGATGGGCGACGTAGTCGTGGAGGTCCGACGCGATGCCCGTCCGCTGGGCCAGCTGGGCGGCGGTCACCTGGCGCTGTCGGTTGGTCTGGAGCATCCGTACGGACAGGCCCGTGGCGGCGGCGATCACGCCGCCGAGCGCCAAGGCCAGGGCCAGGGCCAACGCGATGCGCTGGTGGGACTTCAGGGGTTCGAGCACCAGCCCCGCCAGCAGGAGCATGACCGCGAAGGAGGCGCGCATGGGCTCGGCCCGCCATGCGGTCACCCCGATGACCAGGATGGTCACGGCGGCGGCGGTGAACCCGAACGGCACGGTGCTGTAGTCGGCGGGCGGAGTGGTGAGCGTCGCCAGCAGCACCAGCGCCCCCAGCCACAGCGCGCCCGTACCCAGCGGGACGGCGGCCAGCCGTGGCGTCACCAGGGCGACCACGATCGCCAGGAGGACGGTGAACGGATGGGCCTGGTTCAGGCTCACGTCCAGGATGCCCAGGACCAGCAGGGCCCCGGTTGCCGCCAGCCACCCGATGCCCCGCACCGCCCGTTCGAAGACGCCGTCCGCTGTGGTGCCCACGTTCTCGTCGTCTCCACTTCCGCTCGCCTGCCGAGCGGAAACCGCTCCGGGTGTCGCCTCCAGTGTCACCGATACGCCCCGGAAGACCCGGATCCATCCCCGCGCACCATCGGTGTGGCCGCGTCCGGCTCCGGGGGCGGGGGCGGTGTGCGCTCCGGCTTGGTGTGGATGTCGTCCGTTCCCGTGCCCAGGACGACGACGTCGAAGACGGTCTGGGCGTAGACCCGGGCGGTGCGCAGCAGGTGGTGCATGCGGTGGTGCCCTCCGTTGCTCTCGTGGTGGATCGCGGCGGGTGCGGGACCCTGGTCGGTGGTGAGGCGGTGCTGCCCGGTCACGGCCGCACCTGCGCGGTGGCCGCTGCGCGCGGGCCGCGACCCTGCGCCGGGGAGGACGCCTCCGGTGCGGCGAGCGCCCCCCGGACCAGTTCGTCGAGCAGTGCGGGGTAGCTCAGGCCCTGGTGCGTGAACATCTTGGGGACCTGGGACCGGGCGGTCATGCCGGGCATGGTGTTCACCTCGTTCAGCACGGGACCGTCGGGCGTGAGGAAGAAGTCGCAGCGGGCCACTCCGCGGCACCCCAGGGCGGTGAACAGGTCGAGGGACGCCTCGGTGAGCCGGTCCAGCTCGCCGGCGGAAAGGGCGGCGGGTATGCGGAACCGGGCTCCGCCGTCGTACTTCTGTTCCGTGTCGAAGAGTCGGCCGTCGTCCAGCAGGATCTCCAGCGGCGGCCCGACCGTCAGGCGGCCGTCCGCGCGCTGCAGCACGGCGAGGTCGACCTCCCGTCCGCTCACCAGGTCCTCGACCAGGACCCGGTCGTCGATCCGGAGCGCCGCGGCGATGGCCGGGGCGAGCTCTGCCGCCTCGGTGACGAGGGCCACTCCGTGACTGGACCCCGCGGCGACGGGCTTGACGACGACCGGGCCGTGGAAGCGCACCTGGTCGGCGTTGCCGGCGGTGACCAGGAAGCCCGGGGCGACGGCGATACCGACGGCTTCGGCCACCAGCTTGGTCGCCCACTTGTCCATGGCCAGGGCGCCGCCCCGCACACCGGCGCCGACGTACGGCAGGTCCGCGAGGTCGAGCAGGGCGGCGAGCGTGCCGTCCTCGCCCTGCGGGCCGTGCATCGCGGGGAACACCACGTCGCACCCGGCGAGCAGGGTCAGGGCCGCGGACAGGCTCGCCGCGGGCGTGCCCGCCAGCGGGTGCCCGGCGGAGTCCCGCCACACGCCGTCCCGGCCGATGGTGAGGGACAGCACGTCGTAGGCGGTGGGATCGAGTGCCGCGCCGACGGATGCGGCGGAGGCCAGGGACACCTCGTGCTCGTCGCTCCGCCCGCCGCCGATCACGGCGACCCGGACGCGCCGGGCCTCGGACGCGGGGATCACGCGGCCACCGCCGGCTGCTGCACCGTGCGGCGCAGTCGCGCGCCCAGGCCGGTCACGATCTCGTGCTCGATGGTGCCGGACCAGCGGGCCCAGTCCCGGAGGGTGGGCTCGCCGTGGTCACCGGCGCCGAAGACGGTGGCGACGTCGCCGGGGGCGGCCGGATGCTCGCCGGTGTCGACGATGATCTGGTCCATGGAGATCCGCCCCACAACGGGGCGGCGGCGCCCGGCGAGGAGCACTTCGGCCCGGCCGGACGCCGCGCGGGGAAGCCCGTCGGCGTATCCGACGGCCACCAGTGCCAGGTGGGTGCCGCGGTGGGCGCTCCACGTGTGCCCGTAGCCGGCCCGGGTCCCGGCGGTGACCGTGCGGATGGAGACCACGGGGGCGGTCAGCGTCAGCGCGGGCCGCAGCGGGGTCGTCCGCGTCGGATCGATGCCGAAGAGCCCGGCGCCGACACGGCTCAGGTCGAACCGGGTCCGCGGGTCGGTGAGGGTCGCCGAGGTGGCGGCCACGTGCCGGAGGGCCGGCCGCAGACCGGCCTCGGCCGCGGTGACCGTCGCAGCCCGGAACAGCTCGAGGGCCTGGTCGGTGCACGGGTCGCCCGGGGTGTCCGCGCAGCCCAGGTGACTCATGACGCCGACCACCCGGACCAGACCCGCACGCTCCGCGTTCCGGGCCAGGCGGCACAGATCGGCCCATTCCCGGGGGTCGGCACCCTCGCGGGCCATCCCGGTGTCCACCTGGAGGTGGACGTCGGCGGTCCGGCCCGTCCGGGACGCGGCACGGGTCACGGCGGCCAGGTGCTCGGGCCCGGGAACGGCCAGCGAGACACCCGCCCGCAGCGCCTCCTCGAAACCGGCGTCGACCGGATTGAGCCAGCTCAGGATCGGCACCCGCAATCCCGCGCGCCTGAGGTGCAGCGCCTCCTCGACGGACGTCACACCGAGCGAGGTCGCCCCCGCGCCCAGGGCGGCGGAAGCGGCCTCCGCAGCGCCGTGTCCAAAGCCGCCGGCCTTGACCACGGCCATCACGCGGGCGGCGCGCGCCGCGAAGGCCCGGGTGTTCGCGGCGATCGCCGTCAGATCCACCCGCAGCTCCGGACCGGCCCGGTGGCCGGGCAGCGTACGGAGTGGGTCGGCGGTACGGACGGCGGAACCGATCGGTGGAACGCAGTGCATGGGGTGCCCTTCGGAGGTGTCACAGTCAGGCCGGTACCCTGCGACCGGAAAGGCTCAGGGCATCACCGCAGGTGGGTGAGGTTTGAGCCCCCGCCGGTCCGGGCGCTCGGCCCGGCCCTGCAGCCCGGGCGAGGCCGCCCGCGGATGCGGTGCACGAGCCGGAGCTCATGCCCGGAAGGCTATGAAGAGCCGATGGCCGTCCGCTTCGGGCGGAAGTCGGACCTCTTCGGGCGCCGCTACGACTTTCGGCTGAACGCGGCCGCCACCGAAAGACGAGAGCGGCAAGGGCAGCGGACGCAGGCGCAGCCGGTTGCGCGGGTCGCTCGTGTGCGAGCCTGAGCTGGGACCGCGCCACGGGCGGATCGCCGCCCCGCCGGAGTCCGATTCGTCGTAAGGGTTTGGTTCTCCGGGGTTTCGGAAGCGCGTGTGAGGCTAGGCGACCTGCCGGAGCCGCCCGCCCGGTTGCGTGTGGTGATGGTGCACGGGGCCGGACGGGCTCCCGACGCGGTTCCGCCGGCCGCGATCGCCCCATCAGCAGCGGCTCCGGCCTGTGTTTCACGATGCCCCCTGGCCGGGGCCGCCCGGACATGGAGAAGGGCCCCGTGTCGCCATCGGGGCCCTCGGGCCGTGCCCGCGGTGGTGGCCGCGGACAACTCCACAAGCGTAACCACACCCCACGCCGTCCGACGTGGTCTTGCGGCCGACGCGCCGCAAAGGCCCACCAGGCCGGTACCTCTGGCCTGGGCCTCAGAACCGGGCCGGCAGCCAGCCCCGCTGCACGGCGCGCACGCCGGCCTCGAAACGGCTGCGTGCGTCGAGGCGGTCCATCAGCTCGGAGGCGATCCGCCGGGCCGTGCGGTGTGACACCCCGAGCCGCTTGGCGATCGCCTCGTCGGTGTGGCCCTCGGCCAGGAGCCGGAGGGTGGTCGCCTGCTGGCCGGTGAGCCCGTGCGGGTCGGTGGGCACGATCTCGCCGAGCGGCTGGGCGGCATCCCAGGTGGTCTCGAAGAGCGCGCACAGCGCGGTGAGCGTGCCCTGGCCGGTCAGCAGGACGGCGCCCGCGGCGGTGTCGTCGCTGCTGACCGGGATCATGGCGGTCAGCCGGTCCATGATGATCATCCGGGTCGGCAGGGACGGGGTCGTGCGGATCAAGCCGCCCAGTCCGGCCAGCCAGGTGGCGTGCTCGACGGTGGGCCGGTGGGTGCGGACGCTGTCGAGGTAGATCGTGCGCATGCGCACCCCGCGGTCGAGCAGATCCTCGTTGAGCGGCCGTGAAGCGGCCATGTTCTCCGCGGTCTGCGGACCGCCAGGGGCGAAGGTCAGGAATTCCTCGCGTACCTCGCGGGTGAGCACGGTCAGCCGGTCGCGTATCCGGTCGAGGCCCACCAGATGCTCCACCCCGGGATGGCTGGTGGCGGGACGGAGCTCGGCGTACTCGGAGATGAGCTGGGCCGCGGCGGCCCGCGAGGCTTCGAGGCGCTGCTGCTGGGCGGCCAGCTGGGCCTGCTGGCGGCCCATCAGGACCTCCATGCCGACGTCCGGTGAGACGGCCCGGAGGCGGCCCGCGTCCCCGGCGGCGGGGCGTACCAGGGCCAGCTCGCTCAGTGTGTCGAGGGCCTCGCCCACCTCTTCCGCGGAGAGCTCCACGGCGTGGGCGAGGGCCGCGACACCGGCGTTCGGGTCTCTGAGCATGGCGCGGTACACCGTCTCCGCGACGGAATCGAGTCCGAGAGCGGTCAGCATCTGGTCCCCCTGGTTTCCTGCGTACGGCGTCCCCTGTTCGACGGCGATCTTCGCAGAGCGACGGGGGATCGTCACGGAGGCAGGACGGAACCGGCCAGGGCCCCAACGGTCCAATGTGCAAACGGGCTTGATCGCGATTTCGGTTGAGACTCTGGAGCGCATGTACCTGGTCCATGCACATCTGGCACTCCCCTCCGACGAGGAGCTGCCGCAGAACGTCAAGGCGTTGGTGCGATCGGCGATCGTCCCCCGTGACCGCGTCGAGCACGTCGCCGTGCACCCGACCTCTCCCTCCGAACTCACACTCGGTTTCTATCTGCTGGCCGGCGGGCTCGATGAGGCGGAGGAACGGGCCCTTCGGGTCTGCTGCCGACTGCTGTGCGACGTACCGCAGTTGGCCACGGCGCGGCTGACCGGCGCGGGGGTGCCGCTGATGCCGCTGGCCTTCCTGCCCGAGACGGTGGACTGAATCGGCCCGTGTGGACGCATCAGTCCAAGGCCCTTTCCGTCCATCCCTGAAGCCTTTCCACAGGCTTGAGCTGCGACGAACCTATTGGTCACCGGCCGGGCCGAGCGTCACCGCGGGACGCGAGGGCGGTCCGGACACCGCATTTTTCCTCCGGAAGGAACGGAAACAGGCATGCTTCGCATCCGAATCGCCAAGGTCGCCGCGGTCTGCTCCCTCGTCGTCGCTGCGGCTCTCGCCGCCCCTGCGGTCACGCCCCCGTCCACGGCCGACGCGGTTCCTTCCTCTTCCGTCCTTGTCGCCGACGCCGGCTGGCAGGTCGCCCCGGCGGACGCCGGCTGGCAGTAGGCCGCCTGCCACCGACAGCCACTCGCGGCGGCCCGTGCAAAGGGCGGCGCCCCTTCGAAGCGAAGGGGCGCCGCCCTTTATGGTTGGTGGGCGTCGGCCGCCGCGGTCCGCCTGAGTGGATCGGTGTCAGGCGCGGGGGTTCTCACTGACGTCGGTTGCCGAGGACACAGAACTCGTTGCCTTCGGGGTCCGCCATGACGACCCACGACGACTGGTCACCCTGGCCGATGTCGACACGCTTGGCGCCATGGGCCTCGAGACGGGACACCTCGGCGTCCTGGTCATCGGGCCTGAAGTCGAGATGGAGTCGGCTCTTGCCCTGCTTGAGCTCGTTGATCCGGACGAAGTCCAACCCTGGCATGCGATCCGGCTCCGGCCGGATCTCGAACTCGTCGTCGGAGGAGTGGACCACGACCCAGCCGAGAGCCTCGGCCCACCACTGCCCCAAGGCCACCGGATCCACCGAGTGAACGATTACCTGTTCCCATTCCAAGGTCATCTTCCGAGTGTAGGCCTGCCGCCCCTTCGCACGCAGGCGCTTGAAGCGCTCGGAGCTCCGGGTCGAGGACGCCTCGAAGGCCCCGCGGGGACCGGCGGGGCCTTCGAGGCGTCGGGTGGGGCGTCAGGCGATCTTCTTGTACCGCAGGGCGACGTACGACGAGGCCGGGTGGCCGCCGATGTCGCCGCTGTAGACGTTCGCGGTCGAGTAGTTCATGTCCGTGGCCGTGCTGCCCTCGGCGTAGTAGTAGAAGGTGCCCGCGTCCTGGTTCTTCCAGCCCGCGAAGAGGACGGCGTGGTCGGAGTAGTCGTTCAGCGCGTCACCGGGCCTGAGGTCG includes:
- a CDS encoding response regulator transcription factor, producing MTIRVLLADDQAMVRTGFSLILGAEDDIEVVGEAKDGVQALEMSRTLNPDVVLMDIRMPRMDGLQALRELNRPGAGDAPKIVVVTTFDDDEYVYQALDNGASGFLLKDSGPALLTEAVRAAYSGEALVSPAITIRLLRGIKPPRPAAPEASDLSSRETDVVRLVAEGKTNAEIAAELFVSLGTVKTHLGNVQTKLSARNRVEIALWAWRTGLAGG
- a CDS encoding histidine kinase, with the protein product MGTTADGVFERAVRGIGWLAATGALLVLGILDVSLNQAHPFTVLLAIVVALVTPRLAAVPLGTGALWLGALVLLATLTTPPADYSTVPFGFTAAAVTILVIGVTAWRAEPMRASFAVMLLLAGLVLEPLKSHQRIALALALALALGGVIAAATGLSVRMLQTNRQRQVTAAQLAQRTGIASDLHDYVAHHVTGMVVLAQAAQTVAASKPQAVLPALERIEAAGDEAMTAIRRMVTLLREPDAQARLSPPGTIADIASLAEHFTSETGPEVRLRIEGDFDDIAIDVQSAVHRVVMEALTNVRKHADAVRTLDIRVRRRDRPDAVTVEVTNDGRSRGGDHPDGGYGLAGLHERAAALGGSLTAGPRLPEGWSVQARIPAGGAR
- a CDS encoding D-alanine--D-alanine ligase: MIPASEARRVRVAVIGGGRSDEHEVSLASAASVGAALDPTAYDVLSLTIGRDGVWRDSAGHPLAGTPAASLSAALTLLAGCDVVFPAMHGPQGEDGTLAALLDLADLPYVGAGVRGGALAMDKWATKLVAEAVGIAVAPGFLVTAGNADQVRFHGPVVVKPVAAGSSHGVALVTEAAELAPAIAAALRIDDRVLVEDLVSGREVDLAVLQRADGRLTVGPPLEILLDDGRLFDTEQKYDGGARFRIPAALSAGELDRLTEASLDLFTALGCRGVARCDFFLTPDGPVLNEVNTMPGMTARSQVPKMFTHQGLSYPALLDELVRGALAAPEASSPAQGRGPRAAATAQVRP
- the alr gene encoding alanine racemase encodes the protein MHCVPPIGSAVRTADPLRTLPGHRAGPELRVDLTAIAANTRAFAARAARVMAVVKAGGFGHGAAEAASAALGAGATSLGVTSVEEALHLRRAGLRVPILSWLNPVDAGFEEALRAGVSLAVPGPEHLAAVTRAASRTGRTADVHLQVDTGMAREGADPREWADLCRLARNAERAGLVRVVGVMSHLGCADTPGDPCTDQALELFRAATVTAAEAGLRPALRHVAATSATLTDPRTRFDLSRVGAGLFGIDPTRTTPLRPALTLTAPVVSIRTVTAGTRAGYGHTWSAHRGTHLALVAVGYADGLPRAASGRAEVLLAGRRRPVVGRISMDQIIVDTGEHPAAPGDVATVFGAGDHGEPTLRDWARWSGTIEHEIVTGLGARLRRTVQQPAVAA
- a CDS encoding helix-turn-helix transcriptional regulator, which translates into the protein MLTALGLDSVAETVYRAMLRDPNAGVAALAHAVELSAEEVGEALDTLSELALVRPAAGDAGRLRAVSPDVGMEVLMGRQQAQLAAQQQRLEASRAAAAQLISEYAELRPATSHPGVEHLVGLDRIRDRLTVLTREVREEFLTFAPGGPQTAENMAASRPLNEDLLDRGVRMRTIYLDSVRTHRPTVEHATWLAGLGGLIRTTPSLPTRMIIMDRLTAMIPVSSDDTAAGAVLLTGQGTLTALCALFETTWDAAQPLGEIVPTDPHGLTGQQATTLRLLAEGHTDEAIAKRLGVSHRTARRIASELMDRLDARSRFEAGVRAVQRGWLPARF
- a CDS encoding VOC family protein, yielding MTLEWEQVIVHSVDPVALGQWWAEALGWVVVHSSDDEFEIRPEPDRMPGLDFVRINELKQGKSRLHLDFRPDDQDAEVSRLEAHGAKRVDIGQGDQSSWVVMADPEGNEFCVLGNRRQ